Proteins encoded by one window of Thermobaculum terrenum ATCC BAA-798:
- the glgP gene encoding alpha-glucan family phosphorylase produces MSQDMEIRNKLNDLAYNLKWSWTPSTAELFSHIDSENWQKTKHNPVLLLKKISDERLRMLLADKSFVDRVNQEHDSLQRYLEANNTWFSENYGARDFSVAYFSAEFGLVECLPIYSGGLGVLAGDHLKSASDLGIPLVGVGLLYKNGYFFQKIDENGWQQEEYPDINYLHTPLTLVTDMSGNRVIGEVDVADAVVKFQIWKARVGRVDLYLLDTNLEENQAPYRDITDKLYGGDSEKRIQQEIVLGIGGIRALRMLGLYPQVYHMNEGHSAFLVLERMREMIQDMGKSFEEALETVRSTNVFTTHTPVAAGHDYFSIDLIERYLQSYINKLGISFEQLLALGRKRPEDENELFCMTVLALKSSSKNNGVSKLHGRVSQEMWRSLWPELPVEDVPIGYVTNGVHAPTWLSSSLRDILSDSEGNIDWQKILEVDDELLWRLHKELKRQLIELVNSRSKIGKLGNLTEDVLTIGFARRFATYKRATLLFSDEEKLAAILNNPQHPVQILFSGKAHPRDNGGKELIQKIVQLSKREPFLGKIAFIEDYDLEIARHLVRGCDVWLNNPVRPMEASGTSGMKASMNGVLNASTLDGWWAEAWESSNKGSDGFGWAIGDGKVYESPEVQNEVESRAIYELLEASIIPLFYDRDEKGIPRKWVKMMKEAISGLGPKFTTDRMLKEYVEGFYMVDRTDDKILV; encoded by the coding sequence ATGAGTCAAGATATGGAAATTAGGAATAAACTGAATGATCTAGCTTACAACCTTAAGTGGAGCTGGACTCCGTCTACTGCAGAGCTATTTTCCCATATAGATTCTGAGAACTGGCAGAAGACCAAGCACAATCCAGTACTGCTGCTAAAGAAGATATCTGATGAAAGGCTGCGGATGCTTCTAGCTGATAAGTCGTTTGTGGATAGAGTTAACCAGGAGCATGATTCCCTTCAACGTTATCTTGAGGCTAATAATACTTGGTTCTCAGAAAATTATGGGGCCAGGGACTTCAGCGTCGCTTATTTCTCAGCTGAGTTTGGCTTGGTAGAGTGTCTCCCTATCTATTCTGGAGGGCTGGGAGTTCTTGCTGGTGACCATCTTAAGTCGGCCAGTGATCTGGGTATTCCTCTGGTGGGTGTAGGTCTGCTCTATAAGAATGGCTACTTCTTCCAGAAGATAGATGAGAATGGTTGGCAGCAAGAGGAGTATCCAGATATAAACTATCTTCATACTCCGTTAACATTAGTAACCGACATGTCGGGCAATCGAGTAATAGGTGAAGTTGATGTCGCCGACGCTGTAGTTAAGTTCCAGATATGGAAAGCCAGGGTAGGAAGGGTAGACCTCTATCTTCTGGATACTAATTTGGAAGAGAATCAGGCCCCCTACAGGGACATAACCGATAAGCTTTACGGAGGGGATTCTGAAAAGCGCATTCAACAGGAGATCGTACTTGGTATTGGAGGTATCAGGGCTCTGCGAATGCTTGGGCTGTATCCTCAGGTCTATCACATGAACGAGGGACACTCAGCGTTTCTCGTCCTTGAGCGCATGAGAGAGATGATCCAGGATATGGGCAAAAGCTTCGAAGAGGCCCTGGAAACTGTACGATCTACTAACGTTTTTACTACTCATACTCCTGTAGCTGCTGGGCACGACTACTTCTCAATCGATCTGATTGAGAGGTATCTGCAATCTTATATTAATAAATTAGGTATCTCATTTGAGCAGTTACTGGCCTTGGGAAGGAAGAGACCAGAAGATGAAAACGAACTCTTCTGCATGACGGTGCTTGCATTGAAGTCATCTAGTAAAAACAACGGTGTAAGTAAGCTGCACGGTCGAGTCTCTCAGGAAATGTGGCGCTCCCTATGGCCGGAGCTGCCTGTCGAAGATGTGCCGATTGGTTATGTTACTAATGGTGTGCATGCGCCTACCTGGTTATCCAGCTCTCTTAGAGATATTCTAAGTGACTCAGAAGGGAATATAGATTGGCAGAAAATATTGGAAGTAGATGACGAACTTTTATGGCGCCTGCACAAAGAGCTCAAGAGGCAATTGATCGAGTTAGTCAATAGCAGATCGAAGATAGGTAAGCTGGGGAATCTTACTGAGGACGTCCTAACTATAGGATTTGCCAGGAGATTTGCCACCTATAAGAGAGCGACTTTGCTCTTCAGTGATGAAGAGAAGCTCGCTGCCATACTAAATAATCCTCAGCATCCAGTGCAGATACTATTCTCAGGCAAGGCACATCCGCGTGACAATGGCGGCAAGGAGTTGATACAAAAGATCGTACAACTCTCCAAACGTGAGCCCTTCCTTGGAAAGATAGCCTTTATAGAGGATTATGATCTAGAGATTGCCCGTCACCTTGTTAGGGGGTGCGATGTTTGGCTGAATAATCCAGTGCGTCCAATGGAGGCAAGCGGTACCAGTGGAATGAAAGCCAGCATGAATGGAGTGCTTAATGCTAGTACCCTGGATGGGTGGTGGGCAGAAGCTTGGGAATCTTCAAACAAAGGTAGCGACGGCTTTGGCTGGGCTATAGGGGACGGGAAAGTCTACGAAAGCCCGGAAGTGCAGAACGAGGTGGAATCGAGAGCAATATATGAGTTGCTGGAAGCAAGCATAATTCCTCTCTTCTACGATCGAGATGAAAAGGGGATTCCTCGTAAATGGGTCAAGATGATGAAGGAGGCTATATCTGGTTTGGGTCCTAAGTTTACCACCGATAGAATGCTGAAGGAATATGTGGAAGGCTTCTATATGGTGGATCGTACTGATGACAAGATATTAGTGTAA
- a CDS encoding zinc metalloprotease HtpX encodes MSKNGIKTVFLLTLLTGLFLLVGMLLGGRQGLVFAFVLALGMNFFSYWYSDKIALMMTGAREVGWEEAPELHQIVEQLAHQARIPKPRVYIIDSPAANAFATGRDPKHAAVAVTTGIMSILNRDELAGVIAHELTHVRNRDTLIQTIVATIAGAIMFLANMARWAFIFGGYSRSDDREGGANPLGALLVIIVAPIAATLVQLAISRSREYAADEGAAKLTGRPLDLASALQKLEASVAMHPMRVSPAASHLFIVQPLRGADLASLFSTHPPVAKRVARLYQIAQQMHGPSFAFS; translated from the coding sequence ATGTCAAAGAACGGAATAAAGACTGTATTCTTGCTGACCCTGCTAACAGGATTATTCTTGTTGGTGGGGATGCTTCTTGGCGGTAGGCAAGGACTTGTATTCGCTTTTGTACTAGCATTAGGAATGAATTTCTTCTCTTACTGGTACAGCGACAAAATCGCCCTTATGATGACTGGAGCTAGAGAGGTCGGGTGGGAGGAAGCACCCGAGCTGCATCAGATAGTAGAGCAACTTGCTCACCAAGCCAGGATACCTAAGCCAAGGGTTTATATAATTGATTCTCCCGCAGCTAACGCATTTGCAACCGGCCGAGATCCTAAACACGCAGCAGTAGCCGTAACCACTGGGATCATGAGTATTCTAAACAGAGATGAGCTAGCTGGAGTAATAGCTCATGAACTAACTCATGTAAGAAACCGAGATACGCTCATACAGACGATAGTGGCTACTATAGCTGGGGCCATTATGTTCCTAGCAAACATGGCACGGTGGGCGTTTATATTCGGTGGGTACAGTAGATCTGACGATCGCGAGGGCGGTGCTAATCCGCTGGGTGCACTATTAGTGATCATAGTAGCACCGATAGCAGCTACATTGGTACAGCTAGCAATCTCTAGATCTAGGGAGTACGCAGCTGACGAGGGGGCCGCCAAGCTGACAGGAAGACCTCTAGATCTAGCATCGGCTTTACAAAAACTGGAGGCATCTGTGGCAATGCATCCGATGAGAGTCAGCCCTGCAGCATCCCACCTCTTCATAGTGCAGCCACTGAGAGGTGCAGATCTGGCATCTTTGTTTAGCACGCATCCACCAGTAGCTAAGAGAGTTGCAAGGCTCTACCAGATTGCTCAGCAGATGCATGGTCCATCCTTCGCTTTCAGCTAG
- a CDS encoding secondary thiamine-phosphate synthase enzyme YjbQ: MKTLEFTINTGNKPAVVDITSKIEEAIKDLQEGLVHVFVPHATAGLALMETGSGSEYDLINAIDQLFPKSSNYRHAHGSPGHGRDHILPAFISPFLVLAVRDKRLQLGTWQSIVLVDTNVDNTVRKVQINLIPSTV, from the coding sequence GTGAAGACTCTTGAGTTTACGATCAACACCGGGAATAAACCGGCGGTGGTAGACATTACCAGTAAGATAGAAGAAGCCATTAAGGATTTACAGGAAGGGCTGGTACACGTCTTCGTACCCCACGCTACAGCTGGACTGGCACTGATGGAGACAGGGTCAGGGTCAGAGTACGATCTAATTAATGCGATAGACCAGCTTTTTCCCAAAAGCTCCAACTACAGACACGCACATGGCTCTCCAGGACATGGGCGAGATCATATATTGCCAGCTTTCATCTCTCCTTTTCTAGTATTGGCTGTGAGAGATAAACGACTACAATTGGGAACCTGGCAGTCCATAGTACTAGTTGATACTAATGTGGATAATACCGTAAGAAAAGTTCAAATCAATCTTATACCCTCAACTGTTTGA
- the acs gene encoding acetate--CoA ligase produces the protein MSDSIHDIAIESLMKEERIFDPPEEFRKRANINSPDIYKKAEENFEAFWDELAKSELHWFEPYQKVLDWNPPYARWFDGGKINVSYNCLDRHVLSGGGDKIAYYWEGEPGDTREVTYADLLRDVKKCANALKQLGVQKGDRVAIYMPMVPELPVAMLACARIGAPHTVVFGGFSADALAGRINDSQAKVLITADGGYRKGNIVPLKKNADEALKNTSSVEKVIVLKRTGHDVDMTPGRDIWWHDIVPNQSEDCPAEPLDSEHMLYLLYTSGTTAKPKGIVHTSAGYLLGVSLTHKWIFDIKPEDVYWCAADIGWVTGHSYIVYGPLANHTTSVIYEGAPDYPGPDRWWSIIEKYKVTILYTAPTAIRAHMKWGPQHAQAHDLSSLRLLGSVGEPINPEAWLWYYKYIGGERCPVVDTWWQTETGMIMISPLPGITRLKPGSATFPFPGVQADVVDEQGNSVPPGVGGYLVLKRPWPAMLRGIYGDPDRYVQTYWSRFPDVYFSGDGAKRDEEGYFWLLGRVDDVMNVSGHRISTIEVESALVDDPRVAEAAVIGQHDEVTGEAIFAFVILKSDVEPTPELGEELRQHVARKIGPIARPKRIMFTPDLPKTRSGKIMRRLLRDIANDRQLGDTTTLADASVVELIQSATKANVEDEDSVRR, from the coding sequence ATGAGTGACTCTATACATGATATCGCTATAGAAAGCCTTATGAAGGAGGAGCGTATATTTGACCCTCCTGAAGAGTTTCGTAAGAGGGCGAATATCAATTCTCCTGATATCTATAAGAAGGCCGAGGAGAACTTTGAAGCATTCTGGGATGAGCTTGCCAAAAGCGAGCTTCATTGGTTCGAACCTTATCAAAAAGTGCTGGATTGGAATCCTCCTTATGCGAGATGGTTTGATGGGGGCAAAATCAACGTCTCCTACAATTGCTTGGATAGACATGTCCTCTCTGGCGGTGGTGACAAGATAGCTTACTATTGGGAGGGCGAGCCCGGTGATACTCGAGAGGTAACTTATGCAGATCTCCTTAGAGATGTAAAGAAGTGTGCTAATGCCCTCAAGCAGCTTGGAGTGCAGAAGGGTGATAGAGTAGCCATATATATGCCGATGGTGCCGGAACTACCAGTTGCTATGCTTGCATGTGCGCGCATAGGCGCCCCTCATACTGTGGTGTTTGGAGGGTTCTCAGCTGATGCATTGGCCGGCAGAATAAATGATTCTCAGGCTAAGGTTCTTATTACTGCTGATGGTGGATATCGTAAGGGGAATATAGTTCCTCTCAAGAAGAATGCAGATGAGGCCCTAAAGAATACATCTAGCGTCGAGAAGGTAATAGTCCTCAAAAGAACAGGACATGATGTAGACATGACTCCTGGTAGGGATATCTGGTGGCATGACATTGTTCCAAATCAGTCCGAGGACTGCCCTGCAGAACCACTCGATTCAGAGCATATGCTATACCTATTGTATACTTCCGGTACTACTGCGAAGCCCAAAGGTATAGTCCATACGAGTGCTGGGTATCTACTTGGCGTATCACTTACCCACAAATGGATATTCGATATAAAGCCTGAAGATGTCTATTGGTGCGCTGCTGATATAGGGTGGGTTACTGGGCACTCCTATATAGTCTATGGGCCCCTAGCTAATCATACAACCAGCGTTATCTATGAAGGGGCGCCAGATTATCCAGGTCCTGACCGTTGGTGGTCAATAATAGAGAAGTATAAAGTGACCATACTCTACACAGCTCCAACAGCGATAAGGGCACACATGAAGTGGGGTCCTCAACATGCTCAGGCTCACGATCTGTCTTCTCTCCGTTTGCTTGGTTCGGTGGGCGAACCGATCAACCCTGAAGCGTGGCTGTGGTACTACAAGTACATAGGTGGGGAAAGATGCCCTGTGGTAGACACCTGGTGGCAGACTGAGACAGGTATGATCATGATAAGTCCGTTACCAGGTATAACTCGTCTCAAGCCAGGATCCGCAACCTTCCCCTTCCCTGGGGTTCAGGCGGATGTTGTTGATGAGCAGGGCAATAGTGTTCCACCTGGGGTAGGAGGTTATCTTGTTCTCAAGAGGCCTTGGCCCGCGATGCTCAGGGGAATATACGGAGATCCTGATAGATATGTTCAGACTTATTGGAGCAGGTTCCCTGACGTCTATTTCTCAGGGGATGGGGCCAAGCGCGATGAAGAAGGCTACTTCTGGCTCTTGGGTAGAGTGGACGATGTAATGAACGTTTCGGGTCATAGAATATCAACTATAGAAGTGGAAAGTGCGCTTGTTGATGACCCTCGCGTTGCTGAGGCAGCTGTTATAGGACAACACGACGAAGTAACGGGTGAGGCTATATTTGCATTCGTGATTCTTAAGTCCGATGTTGAGCCTACACCCGAGCTTGGAGAAGAACTACGCCAGCACGTTGCGAGGAAAATAGGTCCTATAGCTAGACCTAAACGCATCATGTTTACTCCTGACCTGCCGAAGACTCGTAGTGGAAAGATCATGAGGAGACTGCTGCGAGATATAGCGAATGATCGTCAGCTTGGAGATACTACTACTCTTGCAGATGCATCAGTAGTTGAGTTAATACAGAGCGCCACCAAGGCTAACGTTGAGGACGAGGACTCGGTAAGGCGTTAG
- the cbiM gene encoding cobalt transporter CbiM: MHIPDGYLSPSTCAVMYAATAPFWYIALQRLRKFLSSRLIPLISLMSAFSFVIMMFNIPLPGGTTGHAVGMGIASIVLGPWGSIIAISIALILQAVFFGDGGILAIGANCFNMAVVGSLVAYAIYRLLSGRAPLTSGRRVIAAAIAGYVAINAAAFLAAIEFGIQPMLFKDANGVPLYSFYPLSVAIPAMMIGHLTFAGIAEAIVTGGVVAYLQKVDPSLLRMTAADVEEGVQRTSISPRRLIPLWVTLALLVVLTPLGLLASGTAWGEWGTEEVVQEQAGYYIRNLSTSERQALASDFRSLASQTSNGSLRNDYNLTAQSIESGNINEAASLVQKHISSLRDASSQYGSIGDMVSNIHEPSGLKKWSSIWTAPIPDYAPSFMRSEVAGYIISAVVGILLVTLVTWLIGKIFLASRWNNGS; this comes from the coding sequence ATGCATATACCCGATGGTTACCTCAGTCCATCAACTTGTGCTGTTATGTACGCAGCAACAGCACCTTTCTGGTATATAGCCTTACAGAGGCTACGCAAATTCCTTTCTAGCAGGCTCATTCCCCTAATATCTTTGATGAGCGCATTCTCCTTCGTGATAATGATGTTCAACATCCCTCTCCCCGGCGGTACCACTGGGCACGCTGTGGGTATGGGTATAGCTTCGATTGTCCTTGGCCCTTGGGGATCGATCATAGCTATATCGATAGCTCTCATCCTCCAGGCTGTATTTTTTGGTGACGGTGGCATCCTGGCGATAGGTGCTAACTGTTTCAATATGGCTGTAGTAGGGTCTCTGGTGGCGTATGCAATATATCGTCTTCTGTCGGGCAGGGCACCTCTCACGTCTGGTAGAAGAGTCATAGCAGCTGCAATAGCGGGTTATGTAGCTATTAATGCTGCGGCTTTTCTTGCTGCTATAGAGTTTGGTATTCAGCCGATGCTTTTCAAAGACGCTAATGGCGTCCCACTTTATTCGTTTTATCCTCTTTCAGTAGCTATACCTGCCATGATGATAGGGCACCTAACATTTGCAGGTATAGCAGAGGCTATAGTAACCGGGGGAGTAGTAGCTTACTTGCAGAAGGTAGACCCAAGCTTGCTCAGAATGACAGCTGCGGATGTAGAAGAGGGTGTGCAGCGTACTAGCATATCCCCTCGTAGGCTGATACCTTTGTGGGTAACTCTTGCACTACTAGTCGTACTTACACCTCTTGGACTGCTAGCTTCTGGGACTGCATGGGGAGAGTGGGGTACTGAAGAGGTGGTTCAAGAGCAAGCCGGATACTATATTCGCAACCTGTCGACTTCTGAAAGGCAGGCACTTGCCTCCGACTTTAGATCCTTGGCTTCACAGACTTCCAATGGGTCTTTGCGCAACGATTATAATCTCACCGCTCAATCAATTGAAAGCGGGAATATAAACGAAGCTGCTAGCCTCGTCCAGAAGCATATCTCCTCACTAAGGGATGCTAGTAGCCAATACGGAAGTATTGGAGATATGGTATCTAACATCCATGAGCCTTCGGGACTCAAGAAGTGGTCTTCCATCTGGACAGCTCCCATTCCGGATTATGCCCCTTCATTCATGAGGAGTGAGGTGGCAGGTTACATCATATCAGCTGTAGTAGGTATACTGCTCGTCACATTAGTTACCTGGCTTATAGGGAAAATATTTTTGGCCAGTAGATGGAACAATGGATCCTAG
- the cbiQ gene encoding cobalt ECF transporter T component CbiQ: MGLISKKNKRAGFLEKSLDGITHALERASFSEHTYGKGGFLQRLDPRVKVIGFLLIILSSAASKSLLVILSIYIFSIVLAIISKVSLGAIARTVWIGALIFTGAIALPALFLTPGNPIFHIPILGWGVTEQGVKSAAFLISRVITSATFAFLLVLTTPWSHILKSLRFLRVPVLFVVILNMTYRYIFLLLRTAQNMFESRRSRTVGKLSPADSRRITAATAGVLLSKSMKISSDVYMAMQSRGFRGEVRTLEDFTMSSRDWVVLLTFVSLSCLWLWLGR; this comes from the coding sequence ATGGGCTTGATTAGTAAAAAGAATAAGAGAGCTGGGTTTCTAGAGAAGAGCTTAGATGGAATAACCCATGCTTTGGAGAGGGCTTCCTTTAGTGAGCATACTTATGGTAAAGGAGGCTTCCTGCAGCGGCTGGATCCAAGGGTAAAGGTTATAGGCTTCTTGCTTATCATCTTATCTTCAGCTGCGTCTAAGTCTCTTCTTGTGATCTTGAGCATATATATCTTTTCTATAGTATTGGCTATTATTTCCAAAGTCTCTCTAGGAGCTATTGCCAGGACCGTGTGGATCGGCGCCCTCATATTCACGGGGGCTATAGCCCTCCCAGCTCTTTTTCTTACTCCTGGGAATCCCATTTTTCACATTCCAATCCTTGGTTGGGGTGTGACCGAGCAGGGAGTAAAAAGTGCAGCATTTCTTATATCTCGGGTCATAACATCTGCTACCTTTGCGTTTCTACTTGTACTAACTACTCCTTGGAGTCACATATTGAAGTCATTACGTTTCCTGCGGGTGCCTGTATTATTCGTGGTCATACTCAACATGACTTATAGATATATATTCCTGCTATTACGCACGGCGCAAAATATGTTTGAGTCTCGTAGAAGTAGGACTGTTGGGAAGCTCTCTCCTGCTGACAGCCGCAGGATAACTGCCGCAACAGCCGGTGTGCTGCTTAGCAAGAGCATGAAAATAAGTAGTGATGTCTATATGGCTATGCAGTCTAGAGGATTCCGAGGTGAAGTAAGGACACTTGAGGACTTTACAATGAGTTCTAGAGATTGGGTGGTCCTGCTGACATTTGTGTCCCTGAGCTGCCTGTGGCTATGGTTAGGAAGATAG
- a CDS encoding energy-coupling factor ABC transporter ATP-binding protein → MSDPVFVLEDVCYNYPGGIKALDGLNLSVNAGDRIAILGANGSGKSTLLRLLDALYFPSQGKFTAFGRLITEESFQDEDFAFSFRRRVALVFQDPDVQLFNATVFDEVAFGPLQLGWDKSEIIRKVNDILDLMEIAHLRDRAPHRLSGGEQKRVALASVLILDPEVLLLDEPTAALDPRSQEQIIDFLTLWGQKGKTIICSTHDLDIVEDIADKCYVIQAGKVAANGSPGDILADINLLLNTNLIRTPRIRLNSP, encoded by the coding sequence ATGAGTGATCCTGTTTTTGTTCTGGAAGATGTGTGTTATAACTATCCTGGTGGTATAAAGGCTCTTGACGGTCTGAATCTCTCCGTAAATGCTGGCGATAGAATAGCCATACTCGGGGCTAATGGTTCCGGGAAATCAACATTACTTAGACTGCTGGATGCTCTGTACTTTCCTAGCCAGGGTAAGTTTACTGCCTTTGGAAGACTAATAACTGAAGAATCCTTCCAGGATGAGGATTTTGCATTTTCCTTTAGAAGAAGAGTAGCTTTGGTCTTCCAGGACCCGGATGTGCAGTTGTTCAATGCTACAGTTTTCGACGAAGTTGCGTTTGGTCCATTGCAGCTGGGTTGGGATAAGTCCGAAATAATTCGTAAAGTTAATGACATTCTGGATCTTATGGAGATAGCTCATCTTCGTGACCGGGCTCCGCACAGACTTTCTGGAGGTGAGCAGAAGAGGGTAGCTTTGGCCTCAGTTCTCATTCTTGATCCGGAAGTGTTACTTCTGGATGAGCCTACGGCTGCTCTTGATCCCAGGAGTCAGGAGCAGATCATAGACTTCCTAACCTTGTGGGGGCAGAAGGGCAAAACTATCATCTGTAGCACTCATGATTTGGATATAGTAGAGGACATAGCTGACAAGTGCTATGTCATACAAGCAGGTAAAGTCGCCGCGAATGGCAGTCCTGGAGATATCCTGGCAGATATCAATCTGCTTCTAAATACCAATCTTATTCGTACACCTAGGATCAGGCTCAATAGTCCCTAA
- a CDS encoding SIMPL domain-containing protein, which translates to MWHSIKRNLVQAILLLLAVAAISYGLFITRASTLKDQDVQSSDPAPSKLSSGITVTAEGEAVARPDTAYLNLGFQTENTSLEAAREEAAKQMNNILDKIKQLGVKEKDIQTTNYSIWYDQERRVFVINNNVSVTIRNIESSSNILDEAIKAGANYVSGISFGIENKSELEKQARQRAMENAREKAQQLAQAAGVTLGLPVYISEGAVSNPPIVLPAGVEARSAADVSTPIEPGSMKVTISVQVTFSINR; encoded by the coding sequence ATGTGGCACTCAATAAAAAGGAATCTAGTACAGGCAATACTATTGCTATTAGCAGTTGCAGCTATTAGCTATGGCTTGTTTATAACGAGGGCAAGTACATTGAAAGACCAAGATGTTCAAAGCAGCGATCCAGCACCTAGTAAACTGTCATCAGGCATAACTGTCACGGCAGAAGGCGAGGCCGTAGCTAGGCCAGATACTGCCTATCTGAACTTAGGATTTCAAACCGAAAACACTTCTCTGGAAGCGGCAAGAGAAGAGGCCGCAAAACAGATGAACAACATCCTAGATAAGATCAAGCAGCTAGGAGTTAAGGAAAAGGATATACAGACAACCAATTACAGCATATGGTACGATCAGGAAAGGCGAGTCTTTGTTATCAACAACAACGTAAGTGTTACTATACGCAACATAGAATCCTCCTCGAATATCCTGGATGAGGCCATTAAGGCTGGCGCCAATTACGTAAGCGGTATAAGCTTTGGAATAGAGAATAAGTCAGAGCTCGAGAAACAAGCGCGCCAGAGAGCAATGGAGAATGCTAGGGAGAAGGCTCAACAGCTAGCACAGGCGGCTGGAGTAACTCTTGGGCTGCCAGTATATATCTCCGAGGGAGCAGTTTCTAATCCACCTATAGTATTGCCGGCAGGTGTTGAAGCCAGGTCAGCTGCTGATGTTAGTACTCCTATAGAGCCCGGCAGCATGAAAGTAACAATCAGCGTACAGGTCACATTCTCCATCAACAGATAA